CGGCGATGACGGGGATCGTCGACTTGCGGGCGATCACCGGCAGCGCGTCCGCGTCGTCCTGGCTGGGGACCGCCACGCGCACGATGTCGCAGCCGCTCGCCGTGAGCTCGGCGATCTGCTGCAGGGTGGCGCCGATGTCGGTGGTCGGCGTCGTGGTCATCGACTGCACGGAGACCGGGGCGGTGCCGCCGACCTTGACGCCGCCGACGTCGAGCTGGCGCGAGCGCCGGCGCACCGCCAGCGGCCGCGGGGGCACCGCGGGCATGCCCAGGCTCACCGGCACCGTGCTGTCCACCGCCATGCGGAGGTCCCACCTCTCGTCGTGCATCAGGGGCTCGTACGTCCCGCGCCGCGGGTCGCGCACCACCGTCCAGTATCGCCCGGGGGGACGACGCCCGCGTGCCGCGCGGGCGTCTCGCCGCTCACAGCGGCGTGTCCGCCGGGGGCCCGGGCTCCGTCAGCCGCGCAGCGTCACGGGGTTCACCAGGTCCGCGTAGAGCAGCAGCCCGCTCATGCCGATGAGCAGGATCGCCACGGTGTACGCCACCGGCAGCATCCGCGCCACGTCGACCGGCCCCGGGTCGGCGCGCCCGCGCAGCCGGGCGACGTGCCGGCGGGTCCCCTCCCACAGGGCACCGGCGACGTGCCCGCCGTCGAGCGGCAGCAGCGGGATGAGGTTGAAGACGAACAGCGCGAGGTTCAGGGAGGCGACGAGGGAGACGAAGGCCGAGGCCTTGGTCCACAGCGGCTCCTCGAGGGCGGCCACCTCGCCGCCGATGCGGCTCACGCCGACGATGCCGATGGGGCCCTCGGGGTCGCGCTCCTGGCCGCTGAACGCGGCGCTCCACACGTCCGCCATGCGCTGCGGGATGCCCACCACCGCCGAGGCGGTGCGGCTCACCGCGGTCCAGACCTCGCCGGGCAGGTCCTGCAGCGGGACGGTCGTGCGCACCAGCTCCGGCGACACGCCGAGGAAGCTCACCGTCTCCACGCGCCGGCGCTCCGCGTCCGCGTAGCGCTGGTTGGGGATCGGCGTGACCTCGAGCTCCAGCAGCTCGCCGCCGCGGCGCACCTCGACGGGCACCGGCCGGCGCGGCGGCGCGTCGGCGATGGCGTCCTGCA
The sequence above is a segment of the Vallicoccus soli genome. Coding sequences within it:
- a CDS encoding M50 family metallopeptidase: MPTLLTVLGIVLFAVAILVSIALHEVGHLVPAKRFGVKVTQYMVGFGPTLWSRRRGETEYGVKWIPLGGYIRMIGMFPPRPGDDPRFLRGSSTGPFQAMVEDARRMSLEEVAPGDEDRVFHRLKARQKVVVMLGGPTVNLVLGVVLLAVALGGIGVQGIARTATIGGISECVQPATAPAAACTADDPAAPAAAAGLRPGDEVVSFGGREVGTWAALQDAIADAPPRRPVPVEVRRGGELLELEVTPIPNQRYADAERRRVETVSFLGVSPELVRTTVPLQDLPGEVWTAVSRTASAVVGIPQRMADVWSAAFSGQERDPEGPIGIVGVSRIGGEVAALEEPLWTKASAFVSLVASLNLALFVFNLIPLLPLDGGHVAGALWEGTRRHVARLRGRADPGPVDVARMLPVAYTVAILLIGMSGLLLYADLVNPVTLRG